Part of the Zonotrichia albicollis isolate bZonAlb1 chromosome 2, bZonAlb1.hap1, whole genome shotgun sequence genome, aagcaGCATCACAGTCCTGGAGCTCAGGAGAGCAGCCCTTGGCCTTCTACAGAGATCTGCCTGGAAGACTCCTGTGGCACACAGTGCTGGAAAGAGGTCCAGGTGAGCCTGGTGATTTTTCAAGTATCACCTCCTTTAAGACAAACAGCAAAGCAAGCAGAGGCTGACCATAGAGCTCCTGACAGAACTCACCCCTGAAAAGGAACACACAGGAGACAAGTGCCTGGGAGAAACACAgaggtgctgtgtgtgtgcaggtatGGGGACAGGAAAGCCAAAGCACACTCAAAGCTGCATCTGGtgaagcacagggagggcaaAAAGAAGGATTGCTGTGGTGCAGCTGAGTGGGAATGGGCAGCTGGCCATGAAGGACAAGGCTAAAGTCACATTCACCTTGAGAGTTAATGGTAAGATCATCCTTCCAAAGCAAAATTCAAGTTAAAGATGTCAACACCAGGTTTTGCTGTATCTACAGTACCTATGTGTGCTTCTGAGAGAATGCTGGAACTTCTGCCACATCCCTGGTTCCTGCAGTTTActggaaggagaaggtggaCAAGCCAGCAATGCATAAGTAACAGTTAAATTAGAAGCACAGCAAAACTGCTGCTTACTCCATGTTAACATACTCTGAACAGAATGTAAAAGAACATAACAGGTCAATGTACAtcagcagagctgtcactgcAGTCATTGTTTCCATGATCCTCAGACAACTGTTCTGGCCAAAACCTTCAGAGTAGCAATGTGCAATTAACCACTTGTCTACTGCTATCAAAATGAGCAAAAATACCCATTAAGTCTGCAATGTGTGTGCTAAACCAGGATGACTTTTTACTCATTCCTGTCACAGCAGAGTCAGCTTCTCCAACAGGAGGGCAGAAAGTCAGGTCTGATAGAATCTATCAGATGTCTCATTTACAAAACCAGCTCTTCAGCCAGTTCACCAGATGTGCTACCAAACACCACGTGCAGAGTGCTGTCACCATTAGGTTTTATCCTGTGGAAGGTGCATGTTTAGAGCTCCCAGGCTGTACCACTCAAACTCTGCTCAACAGCCATTCTGCCCTGTCTTGGTTTTGTGTCCCCTTCAGAATTTTATCATTCAAGTGGTGAGAATTTGGGCCTCATTTTGACACAGTTTGTGCTTTACCAGTACTACTCCTTGCACTTAGAATGTGGGCTAAGGCTGCAAACCCTCATCTTTACTTAAAGGAGAGAAGCGTTACTTTATTAAACTcgtttttcagaattttttcttccagaaatcAAGAGCTGCAAATTGCAGAACAGTCAAGGAAGCAGAGCTCCAAAATGAAAGAATTTTCTATCATCCTTCAGCAGCTGTTAGGGCTCCCCCACAATAAATGCAGAGTAACACTATGAAATGGGCTACTTTAAGTTAGTGTACTCATTCTAATGGCACAGATATTACATTTTTCACTACCAAAACCCCCCTCTAGAGCTGTTGGTTATTACACTAAGACAGTCACTGCCCCAGTTAACAACCCACTGCCTACAGCACATAATTAGATCTTCTACATCTTATGTGCTATTTTAATTTACAGGTGGCAAGGTACAGATATGCCATAGAATCCTAATGGCATTTTCCCACTTCTGCTCACATTCTTTATCTCACTCTTGATATGTAATACATTAAGCTTAGTAAAAAATCTTCTTAGGTTTATGTACTTAATACTGACTAAGTGTTTTAACaacaatttttaataaattctcTCCTACATAAGAACTGAAACAAACTTTTATTGCAACAGTGAACTctgaaaatacttcaaaaaCAACAGCTCTGTACATTATGAAATATCAATGCAGCAGTGGCTGTCAGTTAAGGAAGTTGGACAAGTCTATACAAATGCAGAAAAGCCTTTAGCACTACTTGATAGACACTGTCAGTCACTTAACACATTCCCAGGTGCTCCATTGGTAAATTTCAGCCTTACAGCTTGAATGGCCCTTATTTGGTGAAAACCAGCAGGTAGGACAGCAGCCTCCAAGGAAGGAAACACAGAATCAATTGAGGAAATTCAGTGATAGAGCTGAATTTGGAACAGCTGGGTAAGAATAGAAATGCTTCAGTGATCCTAAAACACTGGGAGAAAGGGTTCAACTGCAGCACTTGGCCTTTTCTGACACACTGATCAGCATGCTCAAATAAACCTCTTATTTTGGCTgcattttgggttttgcttGCATTTGTTTTATtgagtttttttccttataCAAGGGAATGAACCACCTCATCTTGAGTTTCAGTACCTACCAAAGAATGAAATCTTCACACAGTGAGTTGCTATGGAAATAGTATTTCAAAACTGGACATCTGTTGCTACAAAATCTAGGAACAACTTAACAAAATAAGCTCTTATTTCTCAGAATCACTTGCTTAGGAGACACATGGACTAAGCACAAGGCTCAGACAGACAACTTTTTGGGGAGTAGTCCCAGCACTACCTCCATAAAAAGGAACATCTAACTTCCCTAAAAAATGTCAAGGCACTTTTGATGTGCCCCCAAATAATGATGACTGGTATCTACCCAGCCTGACAAAACTCTTGTGAAATGTATCAGTCTGAATTTGATACTctttccaaaaaaaaactatcaaaaaaccaaaaccaaaccaaccccatAACACCTACACTTCTCTTCAGTCTCTAAAGTTTGAGGGACATGcatttcttaaaaagaaaactgatGCAAGCAAATAAAAATCTATGCAGTACTTGTCCCTGATGTATATAATAGAGCCTGTGCCTCTAAGAACATTAACAGCTAGATAAATTTGCCACAGTATTTCTTTCAAGACATTTTAcataaaatctgctttttttgcCTTGAAAGACCACTCAAATTTTTCATGGCTATAACTGATATATTACAGCAAACTTTTGGGACTACAGACTTTTAATTAACTCCCCTAGGGCAGCCCCTCACACCTTCAACACTTCCTGCCCTGCATCAGTTTTTGAAGCAGGACTGTTATACAAAGTCCATCTTCTACATGGAGAAGATGGGAaggctattaaaaaaaagaaataaagcaaaaagttTAAGTTGTTTACACACTGGTCACTAAAGAATTCTTCTAATTCAATTATATTGATTAATCAATCTTGAATTTGCACTCTATTCATTAAGAAATATAACTAGCACAGCATGCAGTTTTAAAGATGGGACTGTTAGGTCCCTTCAAAATAAGTTTTCCTGTACATAATGAACAAGAGTCTTTAAATCCACTCAATAGTTTTATCATTCTAACAAGAACTTCAACTGTCAAGGTTTGCACAGAAGATGAAAAACTGCAGTCTGGAGAAACTACTAGTTATCTTAgggaaacaaagaaaatgaTAATTTACAGCTGTCCTGGATGTGAAAGATTTTCAATTACTGAAAGGCTTGGATAGATCAGATGCACTTCTCAGCAACCGAATAACTCCTCTTCCTTGTACAACACTTGTTCCACAAGGGGAGGTCTTCACACCACATGGAGAATCACCTAATAAATTAAATACAGTTTGCACATCAAATCAGCCTTTAAAGCTTGCATAAAGTAACAGAATTGTATTTCATGCTGTGGAGCTGAACCTATTCAACAGCTCAGATACAAAAAGTCAAGCAGATTGTGTCCTCCACAAACACCAAGAGCATAAGATCATGATTTCCATGTGGAACAGAGTTTAACTCAGCATGGATCTTATGCATAAAATATCAAGCTGCAaactctcaattcttatttattttgcaGACCTGCTCCTCTGAAGGTTAGCCATGAAATAGCCAAATGAACTGAGCTCAGAGGCCTTCTAGTAAAAACATCCTTTCTGCAAATAGAAACCTTAAAAGAGAAGTCTTTTAACTGAGTTGTGGCAGAACACTTGGAACAAGGACCAGCTCAGTCTGTACATACAATGATTTATGAACATGGAGAATATTTTAAACATGACCCTGCCTCAAAGTACCTGGGCATGGGAATGGCTTCAGGTAACAGAAGAACATAAATCAGAGAGCAACATTTCTAAGAAAAACTCAAAATTAAAGAGATGTTTTTGACCCTAAGATTCTGTCCAGTAAGAAAAGGCCAGCTCTTCCTGCTTGAGTCTCCAGTGTGTGAGCTGTGCACCACTTTCAGGCAACATCTAAGCCCAGAAATTTGAAAAAGTAACAACAGGATTAAGTTTTCACTAAAAAAATGTGGAAGCTTCAAACTCACAATTAGAAGGAACAAACTCTTGATCCTGTCTTGGACAGCCCAAAGGTTTGTTGCATCCAGAactctcagctttcattttctgtatgaaaatataaatattcaaaataagGTACATGTATCTGCTAACATGAAACATACAGCACTGTCCATCAAAGCTATGGATCATGGTCAAAACCCTGCAAGTTCATCAGGCTGCCCAACATATGTCACAAAGGACAGCATCCAAAGCCAAAACACCTCGTGTGAAATTGGCAACTGGAAATAAATCAGGGTATCAAGTGAAAAAATCTGACCTGGTTATGTCCAGCATCCAGTTTTACAATCCTGGTATTTGTGCCTTGATCACTATCAGAGTCTTGCAGAGGGAGGTGAGCTGCTGttagtgggactccatacacaCCAGCAAAGGATTTACTGATGCAGTAACTTGaccaaggaaaaaaggaaaacaagaaaggtCTGGCTAAGGGTTTGAATGCTGATGTGTGGAAGCACAGCATTTTATGTTCTTCAgctggcaaacaaaagcagCCAAAGCCTGAGATGCACAGAACAGATAGCAGAGGGCAGAAGGACtttctgccagcagccctgcatccttCCAAGAGCACCAGTGTGGTGTACAACTAcacatgaaataaaaacaaactgcTCCCCCACATTATCAAATGCAGCACTTAGAAGTGTGAAAagcaactttttttcttttttcagggcATAGCAGTCCATGGTGAATTTTTTGAATGAAAGACTATTTATTATTGCCTCTTTAAGTGCTACCACTGCTGCCAACAGAGATCATAAATGGCATTTCCTCATTTCCAAActatttacttttcttttctccccaaaaaaaGGTTACAGAACCTTGTGCATCTACACTATAAGTCAGGCAGTATAGAAGTTTCCAAAGTAGAGATATGCCAGAGCATAGTGAGAATACCTCTGAAGTCAAACAATGAAATCTAATGTAATTAACACTTTTCTCAGCACTGCAATGCTAACAAAATAAAAGCCATCATTCTGGAGTCAACTCCTCAAGCAATACTCACCCCATTTTCTTACAGGatgccagagcacagcagattATATCATTCTCCTCATGCCACTTGCACCTACATGAAATGAAGCTCAGGCTTATTTCCGAAGCACCTACATTGTTAATCAACAAGAACAGTTGGTCTGGCCAGATGAACAGgaacaaatattaaaaatggCATCTTTTTGTTGCTGTGATCATGCAGTACCTTTAAAATTTCACAGAGTTCAAGTACTTGATGCAGAGCTTAAAGGTCTGCTTATCAGGAAATCTGCTTCATGCTGAGCTGGGGGGCAGGGAGAAAAGAGAACTCTAACAGACAAATGGAATTTAAACCATTTGAACCATTTCAAGCTTCCCATTAATGTGAAATAGCTCCTCCTAGCATAAACACCCTCACCTTCCTCTCCAAACCTGTCTTTTAAAGTACATTTCTCCATCCTCCTTAAGGTCCCCCTCTAGGGTGAAGGCACTCATGGGAACACAAAACTGCCCAACtataaaaagacaacaatgAACCCAATGGATCTTAAAATCCATTTTCCAAGCAGATTTCCAAGAATAATTTACatagttttttaaaatgtactgGAATTTAAGATTATATTATTGGTTCTTTTCTTAAATTAGTAGCAGAGGAAGCACTAGAGTCTATTTCTAAACTAACTGCATAATCACCCAATatgctcctgcagcactgcaagcAAATATCACTTTTTGTACCAACACAGAAGAATCTGAAAGCAGGTACATTTACACCAAGAACCACCCCACACACCTGGTATTACTGGAGAAATCCCACAGGCACACATCCAGTTTTCTATACACCCAGACATTGGATGGCTCCTTTTGGTATTTCTTCTGGTACAGTTTCATTATCAGGTCTTCTACTGCAAAAAGCTCCCAGTGGCTCTCAATGCCTACAGTGCAGTGAAAATCCAGGCCAGGAGAACAGGAGTCACTGGATATCCTGCTCAGCTCATTTCTCCCTCAGTCCCTGTTCACAGCCCAGCCTCTAATCACAGCATCAAAGCTCCAAGATATTCCACCAGTGGATTTAATAAAACCTGGCTTTCTGGAAAGTGGTGGGAGAAAGGAGCATGCAAAGGAGTTCTAGCTATCAGAACCAGCTTTTATGAAAACTTTGAGACATGCTATTTAGACAAAGACAGCTGTCCATGATTACTCAGCCCTTATTTCTGGGGgtaggaggggaaaaggatagACAAAAATGATCCATTCCCTACCTGTTATGCTGGCCATTCGACCAAGACACCAGTTAATTCGGAATCTGTCATTAGACTGGAGGAAAAATTTTCTGTCATCTCAAAGGAGTACAGTAAAGAATTCTGACACTTCCATGACTTCTACCCAGGTCTGAAAGAGCCATCTCCAAAGCAAAATTGTTTGTGGCACTGAATGCAATCTCCCTGATGACTGTCTAGAAGAGGACCCAAATCTCATGCATACTTCTTCAGAGCCCTGTATTTATGGATGGAACCCAGTATCTTGCCCCTCCCTATTTTTTAAGGATTAAGATTAGGTTTGAATGAAATTGAAACATAATAGACCTGTTATGGAATTTTAACATCTCTGAATCGTAACATTTTGTTCTGTTGCCTGGAAAAATGAAACTTGAGCAAAAATTTAAGATGCGTGTAATTCTCATGGGAAAAAGAGTCACGAAAACGTAAAAATATCCTTTCAAAAACCCAGGATTTCTGACTATCATTGAGCACATCCAATTTAAGTCAAATCTTAGGAGCCCTTAACCAAAGTCATAACAATGTCAGAGAACAAAAGACCCTGTTCATCAGTAGATTAGAGCCAGAAGTGCaggctgaaaataaaaaggcagaaaattagGTCTCTGCTTTATAAAAAGGTTGGCTTCTAGAGGCCATTTCTTCCTGCCCAGAACTGGGACACACTGGTAAAAGTGTCTTTGCCCACTTACATGCACACTGATTAGGTTTTAGTGTAAACTCTCTCCTTGGCCACCCAGCAGGAGTGAAAGCAGAAGGGGAGATGCAGATTTGCCCTGGGCCATACCCTGCAGAAGAAGCGAGGCCGAGCACCCCTGGCTGGCTGGGCAAACTCAATGAGTTCCCGCAGGACGACTGCGTAACACGCACGAGGATGGTGAAATCCAGATATGGGGATCTTGTGGGTTTCATCACCTATGGAGGGGCAAGGGGGacagggaaaaacaaacaacaacaacaaaaaaaaaaaatcacaaaattgtGAGAAGTCCAGTTTCCTTAAGAGATACAGTTCCCTCTTCCTTTTTATCTAtctgtatacatatatatgcacacaaacacacacacactgctctcCACAGACAGGGTCTGTGTTTAAGCTACCAAAACCTTGCTTctgtcagcagctctgggctctgagcAAACACTCACACTCCTGCCCCTTCTAAAAGGCCATCATCCAAGTATTAGATGTACACAGGCCAAGTTTGTTCCCTCTGTACACAAGGAGAGGAAGCGTCCTAATAGAAACAAACTGGAGTCTATAAACATTACTGAGAGTCACAAAGGAAACAGGCAGGCCAAACCAGACAACAATGGTgcagatattttaattttcctaataTATGCCAAGCTGCTAAAAAGAACTTTTAAATATAAAGCAGTACCTTGGAGTTACCCTGATGATAATCAGCACTCCATGCTGAAGACACACACAAGGACTATCAAGACTTACAAAACATTTGGACAGAGGTCAGATAAGCTGAGTCTAAAACTGCACACCTTTGCACACCATCCTTTTTCTCCATTAATACTCACTAGAAGCCTGGCAGTGGTACCGAAAACCACGTGGTGGTACTTCTGCAAACAAGAGGAGAAAGCACAATCAGCATCCAACACCACCAAGGACAGATCCTTAACTCTCCACTACACACCACAGCTTCACATGCAGAAAGGAGCAGCTTCATCTTCCCTTGGGGCCTTGTGAACGTGCCACAACTATTTCTGGAAAACTTCTTTTCAGTTCTAtgcactttaaaaaacaaagtgCATTGTAGAGTGGGTTTAGGTTCAACTAAAAGAAACATTCATTGACATGAAATATAAAGCAAAAATACATGCAGGACCTCCTGGGTTTAGCCTACCCTCTTAGGAGTTACATGAAGTTCTGACAGTAATTCTCTTCAGAAACaagctcagcactgctgtggtACTTTAAGAAGTCTGACCATTTACAATCAAAGAAATAAACTTGTCTGAATAGCAGAAGTGTAAGCCGGGCAGCAGTGAGCCCAGAAAGCCTCCCTCTCACCCCAGTTCTTCTGCCTTTGCTGGAAGTCACCTGGATCTATGAAGTGGTGGAAATCAGCCAGGATGCCATGCTGCAGGGAGTACCTGACACAGCCAATCTCACAGGGAAGGAAGCGCTGCTCGCAGTGCGGCGGCAGCCTCCCGTAGCTGTAAATGTCCAGGAAGTAGAAGATGTCTGCAACCATATctggaagaaaaagaacaaacccACCTTCAGTGGTTACAGAAGCCATGCTGGTCTCCCCTCACCCAGGGAAAGTTTTGGTGAAATTTCTCCTATGAGTGAGTGAAGAGTAACAACCATGCAAAACACACAGCtcttgctctgtgtcccagataACAACACTCATGCAGAACTCAGGCACGCTGGACACCTTCCAGAGAtcctgctgtgtgcagagatggggcaaaaaacccaacaagtACAAGCAACTGAACCCACATGATGTTGAGAGGCTTACAATTCAACAGGAACCATAATTCTTTTTAAGGATAGATCTCTTTGCTATTTCATAAAATAAGGTTAGGGAAAAAACAAATCAGTGACTGCAAAACAGCCTCACAAGCTAAATTTGGCAGCTTACACCACTTAAACGAGCTGGTAGGAATCCTGTGGGGCAAGAAGATGAGAAGTCTGCTAATTAAAAGGATTGTTTCTCCACCAAATGAGCTCCCAAAGAAACTGGCAAGAATACCCAACACAAATGTTAAGGAACAGATTTATCATTTACTAATTAAAAAGTATCCAACTATGACAAATATTTTACAGTACACCTTAATCCTTCTCTTCATGATTGTCACAATGTTGTCAGTGAAGTTTAACACAGCTATTTAAACCTTACTCTACTGCCCCTCATCAAAAAAGCCCCACTTGCTCTACCAGAGATGTGTAACTCAcacataaataattttatatgcCAGTCTTTAGGACATTTAACACCAGCTGCCCTAAGCCTCAATGGTCATGCTCCCTCTTATGTGGGTTTTAAACTGTACAAGCCCAGGGGTCACAAGAAAGACACCTCTCCTACCTTATGAAAAAATGGATACAGCTCCAGGGAACCATACAGAACTTCAACTGGGAAATATTAAGAGCAGCATCAT contains:
- the MAEL gene encoding protein maelstrom homolog, with the translated sequence MARRGGHRTAFLWFVHDQLPGLERRGLTVTCVGDAVPYCSQAWESLTEEEKMMYAEKARTWNSKKRSQKTVKETRNVPDPVPAPLTTKMPCVTPLPDASALSWKNDQDMVADIFYFLDIYSYGRLPPHCEQRFLPCEIGCVRYSLQHGILADFHHFIDPEVPPRGFRYHCQASSDETHKIPISGFHHPRACYAVVLRELIEFAQPARGARPRFFCRSNDRFRINWCLGRMASITGIESHWELFAVEDLIMKLYQKKYQKEPSNVWVYRKLDVCLWDFSSNTRCKWHEENDIICCALASCKKMGYCISKSFAGVYGVPLTAAHLPLQDSDSDQGTNTRIVKLDAGHNQKMKAESSGCNKPLGCPRQDQEFVPSNCDSPCGVKTSPCGTSVVQGRGVIRLLRSASDLSKPFSN